In Candidatus Cloacimonadota bacterium, the genomic stretch ATAAACACAGATGAATTTCCCGATTTCACTAAAGAACTTCCATTTAAAATAGTCCCAAATCAACCAACTGTTGTTTTTTTTGCAGAGGGAAAACCACTTGACGGATTTATTGGTTATAATCCGAATTCTAAAATAAGGGAGCAAATTAAAGCAATACAGCATCAGCGGGAACTTGAGAAAAAGATGGAATCCGGGGAGATTAATTTCAAGGAAGCATTTGACTTTACGTTGAAAAGTTTTGATGGAGAAGAATTCACCCTTAGTGAAGCAACCGGTTTGATTATTCTTGATTTTTGGGCGACCTGGTGTCCGCCCTGTAAAGAGGAAATCCCCTACTTGCAGAAATTTTACGATCAATACAAAGATAAGGGATTAAGTGTTGTTGGAATATCATCCGATAAAATCGAAAAAGTAAATGAATTTCGAGAAACACAGAAAAAAAAAGGCGTTCCGATGAATTATTTATTTCTCTCGGATGTTGGGAACAAGGTAGCCAAGCAGTATGCAATTAGGAATATCCCAACCACATTTTTTATCTCCCCTGCAGGTAAATTAATCAAAAAAGAAGTTGGCTTTTCTCTGGAAGTTCTTGATGAATTCAAGAAAATGATCGAAGAACATCTTCCTAAATAGAGTCTGTCCATAAAGTATGATTTTTCGACCTCACCCCGACCCTCTCCTATCGAGGAGAGGGAGACAAAAGTTCCCCTTCTCTTTGAAGAGAAGGGGTTAGGGGATGAGTTGTAAAAAGGATGAAGAATATATTTTACTTGATATGCTACTTTACGGATGGACTCTAAATAGAGTCTGTCCATAAAGTATAGATTGGACGCAGATGAACGCTGAAAAAAATGATTTACGCAGATAAAAAATTTAATTACAAAAAAAGTAGTATCAGCGTTTATCTGCCGAATCAGTGTTTTTCTGCGTCGAATCATCCACCAACTGGTGGAGCCATTGATAAAATTGTAGTTTACGGATGGACTATAAATAGCAATTCAAATGTCTAAGAAAGTAAATTATTATGAAAAAAATGTTACTTATTCCTATCATCCTATCTTTGTTGATCTTAATCGTAGCATGCCAGCAAGATTCAACG encodes the following:
- a CDS encoding redoxin domain-containing protein; the encoded protein is MITRKIVQLIVILTAVVLYSVSYGNTQESVEILTPQTFPQFSMGELNLVEFYSDGCDSSIEFEKRVLELISEFENVSIGKINTDEFPDFTKELPFKIVPNQPTVVFFAEGKPLDGFIGYNPNSKIREQIKAIQHQRELEKKMESGEINFKEAFDFTLKSFDGEEFTLSEATGLIILDFWATWCPPCKEEIPYLQKFYDQYKDKGLSVVGISSDKIEKVNEFRETQKKKGVPMNYLFLSDVGNKVAKQYAIRNIPTTFFISPAGKLIKKEVGFSLEVLDEFKKMIEEHLPK